One genomic segment of Macaca fascicularis isolate 582-1 chromosome 19, T2T-MFA8v1.1 includes these proteins:
- the DMPK gene encoding myotonin-protein kinase isoform X7: protein MSAEVRLRQLQQLVLDPGFLGLEPLLDLLLGVHQELGASELAQDKYVADFLQWAEPIVVRLKEVRLHRDDFEILKVIGRGAFSEVAVVKMKQTGQVYAMKIMNKWDMLKRGEVSCFREERDVLVNGDRRWITQLHFAFQDENYLYLVMEYYVGGDLLTLLSKFGERIPAEMARFYLAEIVMAIDSVHRLGYVHRDIKPDNILLDRCGHIRLADFGSCLKLQADGTVRSLVAVGTPDYLSPEILQAVGGGPGTGSYGPECDWWALGVFAYEMFYGQTPFYADSTAETYGKIVHYKEHLSLPLADEGVPEEAQDLIQRLLCPPETRLGRGGAGDFRTHPFFFGLDWDGLRDSMPPFTPDFEGATDTCNFDLVEDGLTAMETLSDIREGAPLGVHLPFVGYSYSCMALRDSEVPGPTPMELEAEQLLEPHVQVPSLESSVSPRDETAEVAVPAAIPAAEAEAEVTLRELQEALEEEVLTRQSLSREMEAIRMANQNFASQLREAEARNRDLEAHVRQLQERMELLQAEGATAVTGVPSPRATDPPSHMAPRPWLWASARWWGQAPCTAATCCSLPGSLGLAYRRRFPCSCSPLLCLVPPPWAALGWWSTPANSPQSGAAREPLALPEP, encoded by the exons ATGTCAGCCGAGGTGCGGCTGAGGCAGCTCCAGCAGCTGGTGTTGGACCCCGGCTTCCTGGGGCTGGAGCCCCTGCTCGACCTTCTCCTGGGCGTCCACCAGGAGCTGGGTGCCTCCGAACTGGCCCAGGACAAGTACGTGGCCGACTTCTTGCAGTGGG CGGAGCCCATCGTGGTGAGGCTTAAGGAGGTCCGACTGCACAGGGACGACTTCGAGATTCTGAAGGTGATCGGACGCGGGGCGTTCAGTGAG GTAGCGGTGGTGAAGATGAAGCAGACGGGCCAGGTGTACGCCATGAAGATCATGAACAAGTGGGACATGCTGAAGAGGGGCGAG GTGTCGTGCTTCCGTGAGGAGAGGGACGTGTTGGTGAATGGGGACCGGCGGTGGATCACGCAGCTGCATTTCGCCTTCCAGGATGAGAACTACCTG TACCTGGTCATGGAGTATTACGTGGGTGGGGACCTGCTGACACTGCTGAGCAAGTTTGGGGAGCGGATTCCGGCCGAGATGGCGCGCTTCTACCTGGCGGAGATTGTCATGGCCATAGATTCGGTGCACCGGCTCGGCTACGTGCACAG GGACATCAAACCCGACAACATCCTGCTGGACCGCTGTGGCCACATCCGCCTGGCCGACTTCGGCTCCTGTCTCAAGCTGCAGGCAGATGGAACG GTGCGGTCACTGGTGGCTGTGGGCACCCCAGACTACCTGTCCCCCGAGATCCTGCAGGCTGTGGGCGGTGGGCCTGGGACAGGCAGCTACGGGCCAGAGTGTGACTGGTGGGCGCTGGGTGTGTTCGCCTATGAAATGTTCTACGGGCAGACGCCCTTCTACGCGGATTCCACGGCGGAGACCTACGGCAAGATCGTCCACTACAAG GAGCACCTCTCTCTGCCGCTGGCAGATGAAGGGGTCCCTGAGGAGGCTCAAGACCTCATCCAGCGTCTGCTGTGTCCCCCGGAGACACGGCTGGGCCGGGGTGGAGCAGGTGACTTCCGGACACATCCCTTCTTCTTTGGCCTCGACTGGGATGGTCTCCGAGACAGCATGCCCCCCTTTACACCGGATTTCGAAGGTGCCACCGACACATGCAACTTCGACTTGGTGGAGGACGGGCTCACTGCCATG GAGACGCTGTCGGACATTCGGGAAGGTGCGCCACTGGGGGTCCACCTGCCTTTTGTGGGCTACTCCTACTCCTGCATGGCCCTCAG GGACAGTGAGGTCCCGGGCCCCACACCCATGGAACTGGAGGCCGAGCAGCTGCTTGAGCCACACGTGCAAGTGCCTAGCCTGGAGTCCTCAGTGTCCCCAAGGGATGAAACA GCTGAAGTGGCAGTTCCAGCGGCTATCCCTGCGGCAGAGGCTGAGGCCGAGGTGACGCTGCGGGAGCTCCAGgaggccctggaggaggaggtgctCACCCGGCAGAGCCTGAGccgggagatggaggccatcCGCATGGCCAACCAGAACTTTGCCAG TCAACTACGCGAGGCAGAGGCTCGGAACCGGGACCTAGAGGCGCACGTACGGCAGTTGCAGGAGCGGATGGAGTTGCTGCAGGCAGAGGGAGCCACAG cTGTCACGGGGGTCCCCAGTCCCCGGGCCACGGATCCACCTTCCCAT ATGGCCCCCCGGCCGTGGCTCTGGGCCAGTGCCCGCTGGTGGGGCCAGGCCCCATGCACCGCCGCCACCTGCTGCTCCCTGCCAGG GTCCCTAGGCCTGGCCTATCGGAGGCGCTTTCCCTGCTCCTGTTCGCCGTTGCTCTGTCTCGTGCCGCCGCCCTGGGCTGCGCTGGGTTGGTGGTCCACGCCGGCCAACTCACCGCAGTCTGGCGCCGCCCGGGAGCCGCTCGCGCTCCCTGAACCCTAG
- the DMPK gene encoding myotonin-protein kinase isoform X23, whose amino-acid sequence MERCGHWWLWAPQTTCPPRSCRLWAVGLGQAATGQSVTGGRWVCSPMKCSTGRRPSTRIPRRRPTARSSTTRSTSLCRWQMKGSLRRLKTSSSVCCVPRRHGWAGVEQVTSGHIPSSLASTGMVSETACPPLHRISKVPPTHATSTWWRTGSLPWRRCRTFGKVRHWGSTCLLWATPTPAWPSGGLGSSCPLPVGQELWFSTRESAFRLPAHPLSSGTVRSRAPHPWNWRPSSCLSHTCKCLAWSPQCPQGMKHQLREAEARNRDLEAHVRQLQERMELLQAEGATAVTGVPSPRATDPPSHMAPRPWLWASARWWGQAPCTAATCCSLPGSLGLAYRRRFPCSCSPLLCLVPPPWAALGWWSTPANSPQSGAAREPLALPEP is encoded by the exons ATGGAACG GTGCGGTCACTGGTGGCTGTGGGCACCCCAGACTACCTGTCCCCCGAGATCCTGCAGGCTGTGGGCGGTGGGCCTGGGACAGGCAGCTACGGGCCAGAGTGTGACTGGTGGGCGCTGGGTGTGTTCGCCTATGAAATGTTCTACGGGCAGACGCCCTTCTACGCGGATTCCACGGCGGAGACCTACGGCAAGATCGTCCACTACAAG GAGCACCTCTCTCTGCCGCTGGCAGATGAAGGGGTCCCTGAGGAGGCTCAAGACCTCATCCAGCGTCTGCTGTGTCCCCCGGAGACACGGCTGGGCCGGGGTGGAGCAGGTGACTTCCGGACACATCCCTTCTTCTTTGGCCTCGACTGGGATGGTCTCCGAGACAGCATGCCCCCCTTTACACCGGATTTCGAAGGTGCCACCGACACATGCAACTTCGACTTGGTGGAGGACGGGCTCACTGCCATG GAGACGCTGTCGGACATTCGGGAAGGTGCGCCACTGGGGGTCCACCTGCCTTTTGTGGGCTACTCCTACTCCTGCATGGCCCTCAG GAGGTCTTGGAAGCAGCTGCCCCTTACCTGTAGGCCAGGAGCTCTGGTTCTCCACCAGAGAATCCGCATTCCGTCTCCCTGCCCACCCCCTCTCCTCAGGGACAGTGAGGTCCCGGGCCCCACACCCATGGAACTGGAGGCCGAGCAGCTGCTTGAGCCACACGTGCAAGTGCCTAGCCTGGAGTCCTCAGTGTCCCCAAGGGATGAAACA TCAACTACGCGAGGCAGAGGCTCGGAACCGGGACCTAGAGGCGCACGTACGGCAGTTGCAGGAGCGGATGGAGTTGCTGCAGGCAGAGGGAGCCACAG cTGTCACGGGGGTCCCCAGTCCCCGGGCCACGGATCCACCTTCCCAT ATGGCCCCCCGGCCGTGGCTCTGGGCCAGTGCCCGCTGGTGGGGCCAGGCCCCATGCACCGCCGCCACCTGCTGCTCCCTGCCAGG GTCCCTAGGCCTGGCCTATCGGAGGCGCTTTCCCTGCTCCTGTTCGCCGTTGCTCTGTCTCGTGCCGCCGCCCTGGGCTGCGCTGGGTTGGTGGTCCACGCCGGCCAACTCACCGCAGTCTGGCGCCGCCCGGGAGCCGCTCGCGCTCCCTGAACCCTAG
- the DMPK gene encoding myotonin-protein kinase isoform X17 yields the protein MSAEVRLRQLQQLVLDPGFLGLEPLLDLLLGVHQELGASELAQDKYVADFLQWAEPIVVRLKEVRLHRDDFEILKVIGRGAFSEVAVVKMKQTGQVYAMKIMNKWDMLKRGEVSCFREERDVLVNGDRRWITQLHFAFQDENYLYLVMEYYVGGDLLTLLSKFGERIPAEMARFYLAEIVMAIDSVHRLGYVHRDIKPDNILLDRCGHIRLADFGSCLKLQADGTVRSLVAVGTPDYLSPEILQAVGGGPGTGSYGPECDWWALGVFAYEMFYGQTPFYADSTAETYGKIVHYKEHLSLPLADEGVPEEAQDLIQRLLCPPETRLGRGGAGDFRTHPFFFGLDWDGLRDSMPPFTPDFEGATDTCNFDLVEDGLTAMVSGGGETLSDIREGAPLGVHLPFVGYSYSCMALSQLREAEARNRDLEAHVRQLQERMELLQAEGATAVTGVPSPRATDPPSHMAPRPWLWASARWWGQAPCTAATCCSLPGSLGLAYRRRFPCSCSPLLCLVPPPWAALGWWSTPANSPQSGAAREPLALPEP from the exons ATGTCAGCCGAGGTGCGGCTGAGGCAGCTCCAGCAGCTGGTGTTGGACCCCGGCTTCCTGGGGCTGGAGCCCCTGCTCGACCTTCTCCTGGGCGTCCACCAGGAGCTGGGTGCCTCCGAACTGGCCCAGGACAAGTACGTGGCCGACTTCTTGCAGTGGG CGGAGCCCATCGTGGTGAGGCTTAAGGAGGTCCGACTGCACAGGGACGACTTCGAGATTCTGAAGGTGATCGGACGCGGGGCGTTCAGTGAG GTAGCGGTGGTGAAGATGAAGCAGACGGGCCAGGTGTACGCCATGAAGATCATGAACAAGTGGGACATGCTGAAGAGGGGCGAG GTGTCGTGCTTCCGTGAGGAGAGGGACGTGTTGGTGAATGGGGACCGGCGGTGGATCACGCAGCTGCATTTCGCCTTCCAGGATGAGAACTACCTG TACCTGGTCATGGAGTATTACGTGGGTGGGGACCTGCTGACACTGCTGAGCAAGTTTGGGGAGCGGATTCCGGCCGAGATGGCGCGCTTCTACCTGGCGGAGATTGTCATGGCCATAGATTCGGTGCACCGGCTCGGCTACGTGCACAG GGACATCAAACCCGACAACATCCTGCTGGACCGCTGTGGCCACATCCGCCTGGCCGACTTCGGCTCCTGTCTCAAGCTGCAGGCAGATGGAACG GTGCGGTCACTGGTGGCTGTGGGCACCCCAGACTACCTGTCCCCCGAGATCCTGCAGGCTGTGGGCGGTGGGCCTGGGACAGGCAGCTACGGGCCAGAGTGTGACTGGTGGGCGCTGGGTGTGTTCGCCTATGAAATGTTCTACGGGCAGACGCCCTTCTACGCGGATTCCACGGCGGAGACCTACGGCAAGATCGTCCACTACAAG GAGCACCTCTCTCTGCCGCTGGCAGATGAAGGGGTCCCTGAGGAGGCTCAAGACCTCATCCAGCGTCTGCTGTGTCCCCCGGAGACACGGCTGGGCCGGGGTGGAGCAGGTGACTTCCGGACACATCCCTTCTTCTTTGGCCTCGACTGGGATGGTCTCCGAGACAGCATGCCCCCCTTTACACCGGATTTCGAAGGTGCCACCGACACATGCAACTTCGACTTGGTGGAGGACGGGCTCACTGCCATGGTGAGCGGGGGCGGG GAGACGCTGTCGGACATTCGGGAAGGTGCGCCACTGGGGGTCCACCTGCCTTTTGTGGGCTACTCCTACTCCTGCATGGCCCTCAG TCAACTACGCGAGGCAGAGGCTCGGAACCGGGACCTAGAGGCGCACGTACGGCAGTTGCAGGAGCGGATGGAGTTGCTGCAGGCAGAGGGAGCCACAG cTGTCACGGGGGTCCCCAGTCCCCGGGCCACGGATCCACCTTCCCAT ATGGCCCCCCGGCCGTGGCTCTGGGCCAGTGCCCGCTGGTGGGGCCAGGCCCCATGCACCGCCGCCACCTGCTGCTCCCTGCCAGG GTCCCTAGGCCTGGCCTATCGGAGGCGCTTTCCCTGCTCCTGTTCGCCGTTGCTCTGTCTCGTGCCGCCGCCCTGGGCTGCGCTGGGTTGGTGGTCCACGCCGGCCAACTCACCGCAGTCTGGCGCCGCCCGGGAGCCGCTCGCGCTCCCTGAACCCTAG
- the DMPK gene encoding myotonin-protein kinase isoform X5: protein MSAEVRLRQLQQLVLDPGFLGLEPLLDLLLGVHQELGASELAQDKYVADFLQWAEPIVVRLKEVRLHRDDFEILKVIGRGAFSEVAVVKMKQTGQVYAMKIMNKWDMLKRGEVSCFREERDVLVNGDRRWITQLHFAFQDENYLYLVMEYYVGGDLLTLLSKFGERIPAEMARFYLAEIVMAIDSVHRLGYVHRDIKPDNILLDRCGHIRLADFGSCLKLQADGTVRSLVAVGTPDYLSPEILQAVGGGPGTGSYGPECDWWALGVFAYEMFYGQTPFYADSTAETYGKIVHYKEHLSLPLADEGVPEEAQDLIQRLLCPPETRLGRGGAGDFRTHPFFFGLDWDGLRDSMPPFTPDFEGATDTCNFDLVEDGLTAMVSGGGETLSDIREGAPLGVHLPFVGYSYSCMALRDSEVPGPTPMELEAEQLLEPHVQVPSLESSVSPRDETAEVAVPAAIPAAEAEAEVTLRELQEALEEEVLTRQSLSREMEAIRMANQNFASQLREAEARNRDLEAHVRQLQERMELLQAEGATAVTGVPSPRATDPPSHMAPRPWLWASARWWGQAPCTAATCCSLPGSLGLAYRRRFPCSCSPLLCLVPPPWAALGWWSTPANSPQSGAAREPLALPEP, encoded by the exons ATGTCAGCCGAGGTGCGGCTGAGGCAGCTCCAGCAGCTGGTGTTGGACCCCGGCTTCCTGGGGCTGGAGCCCCTGCTCGACCTTCTCCTGGGCGTCCACCAGGAGCTGGGTGCCTCCGAACTGGCCCAGGACAAGTACGTGGCCGACTTCTTGCAGTGGG CGGAGCCCATCGTGGTGAGGCTTAAGGAGGTCCGACTGCACAGGGACGACTTCGAGATTCTGAAGGTGATCGGACGCGGGGCGTTCAGTGAG GTAGCGGTGGTGAAGATGAAGCAGACGGGCCAGGTGTACGCCATGAAGATCATGAACAAGTGGGACATGCTGAAGAGGGGCGAG GTGTCGTGCTTCCGTGAGGAGAGGGACGTGTTGGTGAATGGGGACCGGCGGTGGATCACGCAGCTGCATTTCGCCTTCCAGGATGAGAACTACCTG TACCTGGTCATGGAGTATTACGTGGGTGGGGACCTGCTGACACTGCTGAGCAAGTTTGGGGAGCGGATTCCGGCCGAGATGGCGCGCTTCTACCTGGCGGAGATTGTCATGGCCATAGATTCGGTGCACCGGCTCGGCTACGTGCACAG GGACATCAAACCCGACAACATCCTGCTGGACCGCTGTGGCCACATCCGCCTGGCCGACTTCGGCTCCTGTCTCAAGCTGCAGGCAGATGGAACG GTGCGGTCACTGGTGGCTGTGGGCACCCCAGACTACCTGTCCCCCGAGATCCTGCAGGCTGTGGGCGGTGGGCCTGGGACAGGCAGCTACGGGCCAGAGTGTGACTGGTGGGCGCTGGGTGTGTTCGCCTATGAAATGTTCTACGGGCAGACGCCCTTCTACGCGGATTCCACGGCGGAGACCTACGGCAAGATCGTCCACTACAAG GAGCACCTCTCTCTGCCGCTGGCAGATGAAGGGGTCCCTGAGGAGGCTCAAGACCTCATCCAGCGTCTGCTGTGTCCCCCGGAGACACGGCTGGGCCGGGGTGGAGCAGGTGACTTCCGGACACATCCCTTCTTCTTTGGCCTCGACTGGGATGGTCTCCGAGACAGCATGCCCCCCTTTACACCGGATTTCGAAGGTGCCACCGACACATGCAACTTCGACTTGGTGGAGGACGGGCTCACTGCCATGGTGAGCGGGGGCGGG GAGACGCTGTCGGACATTCGGGAAGGTGCGCCACTGGGGGTCCACCTGCCTTTTGTGGGCTACTCCTACTCCTGCATGGCCCTCAG GGACAGTGAGGTCCCGGGCCCCACACCCATGGAACTGGAGGCCGAGCAGCTGCTTGAGCCACACGTGCAAGTGCCTAGCCTGGAGTCCTCAGTGTCCCCAAGGGATGAAACA GCTGAAGTGGCAGTTCCAGCGGCTATCCCTGCGGCAGAGGCTGAGGCCGAGGTGACGCTGCGGGAGCTCCAGgaggccctggaggaggaggtgctCACCCGGCAGAGCCTGAGccgggagatggaggccatcCGCATGGCCAACCAGAACTTTGCCAG TCAACTACGCGAGGCAGAGGCTCGGAACCGGGACCTAGAGGCGCACGTACGGCAGTTGCAGGAGCGGATGGAGTTGCTGCAGGCAGAGGGAGCCACAG cTGTCACGGGGGTCCCCAGTCCCCGGGCCACGGATCCACCTTCCCAT ATGGCCCCCCGGCCGTGGCTCTGGGCCAGTGCCCGCTGGTGGGGCCAGGCCCCATGCACCGCCGCCACCTGCTGCTCCCTGCCAGG GTCCCTAGGCCTGGCCTATCGGAGGCGCTTTCCCTGCTCCTGTTCGCCGTTGCTCTGTCTCGTGCCGCCGCCCTGGGCTGCGCTGGGTTGGTGGTCCACGCCGGCCAACTCACCGCAGTCTGGCGCCGCCCGGGAGCCGCTCGCGCTCCCTGAACCCTAG
- the DMPK gene encoding myotonin-protein kinase isoform X3, which yields MSAEVRLRQLQQLVLDPGFLGLEPLLDLLLGVHQELGASELAQDKYVADFLQWAEPIVVRLKEVRLHRDDFEILKVIGRGAFSEVAVVKMKQTGQVYAMKIMNKWDMLKRGEVSCFREERDVLVNGDRRWITQLHFAFQDENYLYLVMEYYVGGDLLTLLSKFGERIPAEMARFYLAEIVMAIDSVHRLGYVHRDIKPDNILLDRCGHIRLADFGSCLKLQADGTVRSLVAVGTPDYLSPEILQAVGGGPGTGSYGPECDWWALGVFAYEMFYGQTPFYADSTAETYGKIVHYKEHLSLPLADEGVPEEAQDLIQRLLCPPETRLGRGGAGDFRTHPFFFGLDWDGLRDSMPPFTPDFEGATDTCNFDLVEDGLTAMETLSDIREGAPLGVHLPFVGYSYSCMALRRSWKQLPLTCRPGALVLHQRIRIPSPCPPPLLRDSEVPGPTPMELEAEQLLEPHVQVPSLESSVSPRDETAEVAVPAAIPAAEAEAEVTLRELQEALEEEVLTRQSLSREMEAIRMANQNFASQLREAEARNRDLEAHVRQLQERMELLQAEGATAVTGVPSPRATDPPSHMAPRPWLWASARWWGQAPCTAATCCSLPGSLGLAYRRRFPCSCSPLLCLVPPPWAALGWWSTPANSPQSGAAREPLALPEP from the exons ATGTCAGCCGAGGTGCGGCTGAGGCAGCTCCAGCAGCTGGTGTTGGACCCCGGCTTCCTGGGGCTGGAGCCCCTGCTCGACCTTCTCCTGGGCGTCCACCAGGAGCTGGGTGCCTCCGAACTGGCCCAGGACAAGTACGTGGCCGACTTCTTGCAGTGGG CGGAGCCCATCGTGGTGAGGCTTAAGGAGGTCCGACTGCACAGGGACGACTTCGAGATTCTGAAGGTGATCGGACGCGGGGCGTTCAGTGAG GTAGCGGTGGTGAAGATGAAGCAGACGGGCCAGGTGTACGCCATGAAGATCATGAACAAGTGGGACATGCTGAAGAGGGGCGAG GTGTCGTGCTTCCGTGAGGAGAGGGACGTGTTGGTGAATGGGGACCGGCGGTGGATCACGCAGCTGCATTTCGCCTTCCAGGATGAGAACTACCTG TACCTGGTCATGGAGTATTACGTGGGTGGGGACCTGCTGACACTGCTGAGCAAGTTTGGGGAGCGGATTCCGGCCGAGATGGCGCGCTTCTACCTGGCGGAGATTGTCATGGCCATAGATTCGGTGCACCGGCTCGGCTACGTGCACAG GGACATCAAACCCGACAACATCCTGCTGGACCGCTGTGGCCACATCCGCCTGGCCGACTTCGGCTCCTGTCTCAAGCTGCAGGCAGATGGAACG GTGCGGTCACTGGTGGCTGTGGGCACCCCAGACTACCTGTCCCCCGAGATCCTGCAGGCTGTGGGCGGTGGGCCTGGGACAGGCAGCTACGGGCCAGAGTGTGACTGGTGGGCGCTGGGTGTGTTCGCCTATGAAATGTTCTACGGGCAGACGCCCTTCTACGCGGATTCCACGGCGGAGACCTACGGCAAGATCGTCCACTACAAG GAGCACCTCTCTCTGCCGCTGGCAGATGAAGGGGTCCCTGAGGAGGCTCAAGACCTCATCCAGCGTCTGCTGTGTCCCCCGGAGACACGGCTGGGCCGGGGTGGAGCAGGTGACTTCCGGACACATCCCTTCTTCTTTGGCCTCGACTGGGATGGTCTCCGAGACAGCATGCCCCCCTTTACACCGGATTTCGAAGGTGCCACCGACACATGCAACTTCGACTTGGTGGAGGACGGGCTCACTGCCATG GAGACGCTGTCGGACATTCGGGAAGGTGCGCCACTGGGGGTCCACCTGCCTTTTGTGGGCTACTCCTACTCCTGCATGGCCCTCAG GAGGTCTTGGAAGCAGCTGCCCCTTACCTGTAGGCCAGGAGCTCTGGTTCTCCACCAGAGAATCCGCATTCCGTCTCCCTGCCCACCCCCTCTCCTCAGGGACAGTGAGGTCCCGGGCCCCACACCCATGGAACTGGAGGCCGAGCAGCTGCTTGAGCCACACGTGCAAGTGCCTAGCCTGGAGTCCTCAGTGTCCCCAAGGGATGAAACA GCTGAAGTGGCAGTTCCAGCGGCTATCCCTGCGGCAGAGGCTGAGGCCGAGGTGACGCTGCGGGAGCTCCAGgaggccctggaggaggaggtgctCACCCGGCAGAGCCTGAGccgggagatggaggccatcCGCATGGCCAACCAGAACTTTGCCAG TCAACTACGCGAGGCAGAGGCTCGGAACCGGGACCTAGAGGCGCACGTACGGCAGTTGCAGGAGCGGATGGAGTTGCTGCAGGCAGAGGGAGCCACAG cTGTCACGGGGGTCCCCAGTCCCCGGGCCACGGATCCACCTTCCCAT ATGGCCCCCCGGCCGTGGCTCTGGGCCAGTGCCCGCTGGTGGGGCCAGGCCCCATGCACCGCCGCCACCTGCTGCTCCCTGCCAGG GTCCCTAGGCCTGGCCTATCGGAGGCGCTTTCCCTGCTCCTGTTCGCCGTTGCTCTGTCTCGTGCCGCCGCCCTGGGCTGCGCTGGGTTGGTGGTCCACGCCGGCCAACTCACCGCAGTCTGGCGCCGCCCGGGAGCCGCTCGCGCTCCCTGAACCCTAG
- the DMPK gene encoding myotonin-protein kinase isoform X1, giving the protein MSAEVRLRQLQQLVLDPGFLGLEPLLDLLLGVHQELGASELAQDKYVADFLQWAEPIVVRLKEVRLHRDDFEILKVIGRGAFSEVAVVKMKQTGQVYAMKIMNKWDMLKRGEVSCFREERDVLVNGDRRWITQLHFAFQDENYLYLVMEYYVGGDLLTLLSKFGERIPAEMARFYLAEIVMAIDSVHRLGYVHRDIKPDNILLDRCGHIRLADFGSCLKLQADGTVRSLVAVGTPDYLSPEILQAVGGGPGTGSYGPECDWWALGVFAYEMFYGQTPFYADSTAETYGKIVHYKEHLSLPLADEGVPEEAQDLIQRLLCPPETRLGRGGAGDFRTHPFFFGLDWDGLRDSMPPFTPDFEGATDTCNFDLVEDGLTAMVSGGGETLSDIREGAPLGVHLPFVGYSYSCMALRRSWKQLPLTCRPGALVLHQRIRIPSPCPPPLLRDSEVPGPTPMELEAEQLLEPHVQVPSLESSVSPRDETAEVAVPAAIPAAEAEAEVTLRELQEALEEEVLTRQSLSREMEAIRMANQNFASQLREAEARNRDLEAHVRQLQERMELLQAEGATAVTGVPSPRATDPPSHMAPRPWLWASARWWGQAPCTAATCCSLPGSLGLAYRRRFPCSCSPLLCLVPPPWAALGWWSTPANSPQSGAAREPLALPEP; this is encoded by the exons ATGTCAGCCGAGGTGCGGCTGAGGCAGCTCCAGCAGCTGGTGTTGGACCCCGGCTTCCTGGGGCTGGAGCCCCTGCTCGACCTTCTCCTGGGCGTCCACCAGGAGCTGGGTGCCTCCGAACTGGCCCAGGACAAGTACGTGGCCGACTTCTTGCAGTGGG CGGAGCCCATCGTGGTGAGGCTTAAGGAGGTCCGACTGCACAGGGACGACTTCGAGATTCTGAAGGTGATCGGACGCGGGGCGTTCAGTGAG GTAGCGGTGGTGAAGATGAAGCAGACGGGCCAGGTGTACGCCATGAAGATCATGAACAAGTGGGACATGCTGAAGAGGGGCGAG GTGTCGTGCTTCCGTGAGGAGAGGGACGTGTTGGTGAATGGGGACCGGCGGTGGATCACGCAGCTGCATTTCGCCTTCCAGGATGAGAACTACCTG TACCTGGTCATGGAGTATTACGTGGGTGGGGACCTGCTGACACTGCTGAGCAAGTTTGGGGAGCGGATTCCGGCCGAGATGGCGCGCTTCTACCTGGCGGAGATTGTCATGGCCATAGATTCGGTGCACCGGCTCGGCTACGTGCACAG GGACATCAAACCCGACAACATCCTGCTGGACCGCTGTGGCCACATCCGCCTGGCCGACTTCGGCTCCTGTCTCAAGCTGCAGGCAGATGGAACG GTGCGGTCACTGGTGGCTGTGGGCACCCCAGACTACCTGTCCCCCGAGATCCTGCAGGCTGTGGGCGGTGGGCCTGGGACAGGCAGCTACGGGCCAGAGTGTGACTGGTGGGCGCTGGGTGTGTTCGCCTATGAAATGTTCTACGGGCAGACGCCCTTCTACGCGGATTCCACGGCGGAGACCTACGGCAAGATCGTCCACTACAAG GAGCACCTCTCTCTGCCGCTGGCAGATGAAGGGGTCCCTGAGGAGGCTCAAGACCTCATCCAGCGTCTGCTGTGTCCCCCGGAGACACGGCTGGGCCGGGGTGGAGCAGGTGACTTCCGGACACATCCCTTCTTCTTTGGCCTCGACTGGGATGGTCTCCGAGACAGCATGCCCCCCTTTACACCGGATTTCGAAGGTGCCACCGACACATGCAACTTCGACTTGGTGGAGGACGGGCTCACTGCCATGGTGAGCGGGGGCGGG GAGACGCTGTCGGACATTCGGGAAGGTGCGCCACTGGGGGTCCACCTGCCTTTTGTGGGCTACTCCTACTCCTGCATGGCCCTCAG GAGGTCTTGGAAGCAGCTGCCCCTTACCTGTAGGCCAGGAGCTCTGGTTCTCCACCAGAGAATCCGCATTCCGTCTCCCTGCCCACCCCCTCTCCTCAGGGACAGTGAGGTCCCGGGCCCCACACCCATGGAACTGGAGGCCGAGCAGCTGCTTGAGCCACACGTGCAAGTGCCTAGCCTGGAGTCCTCAGTGTCCCCAAGGGATGAAACA GCTGAAGTGGCAGTTCCAGCGGCTATCCCTGCGGCAGAGGCTGAGGCCGAGGTGACGCTGCGGGAGCTCCAGgaggccctggaggaggaggtgctCACCCGGCAGAGCCTGAGccgggagatggaggccatcCGCATGGCCAACCAGAACTTTGCCAG TCAACTACGCGAGGCAGAGGCTCGGAACCGGGACCTAGAGGCGCACGTACGGCAGTTGCAGGAGCGGATGGAGTTGCTGCAGGCAGAGGGAGCCACAG cTGTCACGGGGGTCCCCAGTCCCCGGGCCACGGATCCACCTTCCCAT ATGGCCCCCCGGCCGTGGCTCTGGGCCAGTGCCCGCTGGTGGGGCCAGGCCCCATGCACCGCCGCCACCTGCTGCTCCCTGCCAGG GTCCCTAGGCCTGGCCTATCGGAGGCGCTTTCCCTGCTCCTGTTCGCCGTTGCTCTGTCTCGTGCCGCCGCCCTGGGCTGCGCTGGGTTGGTGGTCCACGCCGGCCAACTCACCGCAGTCTGGCGCCGCCCGGGAGCCGCTCGCGCTCCCTGAACCCTAG